The following proteins are co-located in the Argopecten irradians isolate NY chromosome 9, Ai_NY, whole genome shotgun sequence genome:
- the LOC138332041 gene encoding uncharacterized protein, whose protein sequence is MAWSNVLKAAIVLPFTAGNSRTALRRSPDLDGTTSTAVLRMFFFCLILLLVKTTTDAEHPLINLVGMQICLSVIVFLGLLSCLIALIIIKVKGFHSIMVRRSDVTSFRLQMTVLWAFGMLSLTFIFLKSGHIIQCIYNQGRDITGDVPVMECVYYGLIFVLLPVQMLTLTYLTPYRFRKFLRIQYMIQLVLASNLTMWVYGLLQHDGNYSQGNVRNGTWHTNCINLTFTHMLNVSHQILSPIFLEYSMLAITMTQNLSMKWETLKNERESEECVEPDRSTRVIEMVNPEESDDQIISHKENTPLLRGDLNETKRRQSVGFYVSLMFSALVGVSIFIGYIVRVTGHVQVTMDWVLCLELLFSMMMAICTFAIYYFLARDTHPPIKSKTLSGGEYVFIISSIGSQTGSLLRMLASLKMEHPSSLLLCSRVIFCVLCYLQTVLVLHASRCTPNHSHRNRSLRGALILMALYNCGIWIVESFIIGRLPDLAKAEEHILGQDMFYLSYHICHPLDVFFRFASALECYELYKEFGTRNL, encoded by the coding sequence ATGGCATGGTCAAACGTACTCAAAGCTGCTATAGTACTGCCATTTACGGCAGGGAATTCGAGGACTGCTCTGCGCCGATCCCCAGACTTGGACGGTACGACTTCCACTGCCGTCCTCCGGATGTTCTTTTTCTGTCTGATCTTGCTGCTAGTGAAGACTACAACAGATGCAGAACACCCACTGATAAACTTGGTTGGTATGCAGATTTGCTTGAGTGTCATCGTATTCCTCGGATTGTTGTCCTGCCTTATCGCTCTCATCATCATCAAAGTCAAAGGATTCCACTCGATCATGGTACGGCGGTCTGATGTAACGTCTTTTCGTCTCCAGATGACCGTTCTGTGGGCGTTTGGGATGTTATCTCTCACATTCATATTCCTAAAAAGCGGCCATATCATACAGTGTATCTACAACCAGGGTCGGGATATCACAGGCGACGTTCCAGTGATGGAATGTGTTTATTACGGACTCATATTTGTGTTGCTACCTGTTCAGATGCTAACCTTGACCTATCTGACGCCGTATAGATTTCGGAAGTTCTTACGGATCCAGTATATGATACAGTTAGTTCTGGCGTCCAACCTTACAATGTGGGTTTACGGTTTACTGCAACATGACGGGAACTactcacaaggaaatgttaggAATGGAACTTGGCACACTAACTGCATAAATTTAACATTTACACACATGcttaatgtttcacaccaaattcTTTCGCCAATATTTTTGGAGTATTCCATGTTAGCAATAACAATGACGCAAAATTTATCGATGAAGTGGGAAACGTTGAAGAATGAAAGAGAGAGTGAAGAATGTGTAGAACCTGATAGGTCAACAAGGGTTATTGAAATGGTAAATCCAGAGGAATCCGATGACCAAATTATTTCCCACAAAGAAAACACTCCATTATTGCGAGGTGATTTGAATGAGACGAAGCGGAGACAGTCTGTTGGGTTTTATGTCAGTCTGATGTTCTCCGCACTGGTAGGTGTTAGTATATTCATAGGATATATCGTTCGAGTCACAGGTCACGTCCAAGTCACCATGGACTGGGTACTTTGCTTGGaacttttattttcaatgatGATGGCGATATGCACATTTgccatatattattttctggCGAGAGACACGCATCCTCCGATAAAGTCCAAAACACTCTCCGGTGGCGaatatgtgtttattatatCGTCAATTGGATCGCAAACTGGAAGTCTTCTCCGAATGCTGGCGTCTCTGAAAATGGAGCATCCTAGCAGTTTACTTTTGTGTTCGCGCGTGATATTTTGTGTCCTGTGTTACCTGCAAACCGTGCTTGTCCTACACGCCAGCCGCTGCACCCCTAATCACAGTCACAGGAACAGATCGTTAAGGGGAGCTCTCATACTCATGGCGCTGTACAACTGTGGGATCTGGATTGTTGAGAGCTTTATAATAGGTAGGCTTCCTGATTTGGCCAAGGCCGAGGAGCATATCCTGGGccaggacatgttctatctaaGCTACCACATCTGCCATCCCTTGGATGTTTTCTTCAGATTCGCCTCAGCACTGGAATGCTATGAACTGTATAAGGAATTTGGGACACGAAATCTGTAG
- the LOC138332040 gene encoding uncharacterized protein produces MVYEVSNNDIPDPPNTTERKVCSRISNKMALSQILKAIFVMPFTAGNSRTAQRRPLDLDGTTSTAVLRMFFFCLILLLVKTTTDAEHPLINFVGMQICLSVIVFLGLLSCLIALIIIKVKGFHSIMVRRSDVKSSRLQMTVLWAFGMLSLTFIFLKSGHIIQCIYNQGRDITGDVPVMECVYYGLIFVLLPIQMLTLTYLTPYRFRNFLGIQYMIQLVLASNLTMWVYGLLQHDMNYSQVDFGNETWHTNCTNMTFTHMLNVSDQILSPIFLEYSMLAITMTQNLSVKWKTWSNDRENHDENERAEMVTELLNPDEVGEQDVSQNEDTALLPTTNVSRMRRQSVGFYASLMFSALVGVSIFIGYVVRVTGHVQITMNWLPLLELVFSITMTVCTFAVYYFLARDTHPPTMSKSISGGDYVFIISSLGSLTGRLLRLLVSLKLANTNRLLMSSRVVFCGLCYLQTVLILHASRCSPKHNPRSMSLGGALLLMALYNCGFWIVESFIMGNYPVLEETEKRMLGQGMFDFRNNVCHPLEVFFRFASALEFYELYRKFGRRKD; encoded by the exons ATGGTTTATGAAGTTTCGAACAACGACATACCTG ATCCACCAAACACGACGGAACGCAAGGTTTGCAGCCGAATCAGTAACAAGATGGCCTTATCCCAGATACTAAAAGCAATATTCGTAATGCCATTTACGGCGGGGAATTCTAGAACCGCTCAGCGCCGACCCCTAGACTTGGACGGTACGACTTCCACTGCCGTCCTCCGGATGTTCTTTTTCTGTCTGATCTTGCTGCTAGTGAAGACTACAACAGATGCAGAACACCCACTGATAAACTTTGTTGGTATGCAGATTTGCTTGAGTGTCATCGTATTCCTCGGATTGTTGTCCTGCCTTATCGCTCTCATCATCATCAAAGTCAAAGGATTCCACTCGATCATGGTACGGCGGTCTGATGTAAAGTCTTCGCGCCTTCAGATGACCGTTCTGTGGGCGTTTGGGATGTTATCTCTCACTTTCATTTTCCTAAAAAGCGGCCATATCATACAGTGTATCTACAACCAGGGTCGGGATATCACAGGCGACGTTCCAGTGATGGAATGTGTATATTATGGACTCATATTTGTGTTGCTGCCTATTCAGATGCTAACCTTGACCTATCTGACGCCGTACAGATTTCGGAATTTCTTAGGGATTCAGTATATGATACAGCTAGTTCTGGCGTCCAACCTTACAATGTGGGTTTACGGTTTACTGCAACATGATATGAACTATTCTCAGGTGGATTTCGGAAATGAAACGTGGCATACCAACTGCACTAACATGACATTTACACACATGCTAAATGTTTCCGACCAAATTCTCTCGCCCATATTTTTGGAATATTCCATGTTAGCAATAACGATGACGCAGAATTTGTCAGTGAAGTGGAAAACCTGGAGCAATGATCGGGAGAATCACGACGAAAATGAGAGGGCAGAGATGGTAACTGAATTGTTAAATCCTGACGAAGTCGGCGAACAAGATGTTTCCCAAAATGAAGACACCGCGTTGTTGCCCACTACTAACGTTAGCAGAATGCGGAGACAGTCTGTTGGGTTTTATGCCAGTCTGATGTTTTCCGCACTGGTAGGTGTCAGTATATTCATAGGATATGTTGTTCGAGTCACAGGTCACGTCCAAATCACCATGAATTGGCTGCCATTGTTGGAACTCGTCTTTTCAATAACAATGACAGTATGTACGTTTGCCGTGTATTATTTTCTAGCGAGAGACACACATCCTCCTACCATGTCCAAGTCTATATCAGGAGGTGACTATGTCTTTATCATCTCTTCCCTAGGGAGTTTGACTGGAAGATTACTTCGATTACTAGTATCACTTAAACTTGCGAACACCAACCGATTACTCATGTCTTCGCGCGTGGTATTCTGCGGTCTCTGTTATTTGCAGACCGTACTTATTCTTCACGCTAGCCGCTGCAGCCCTAAACACAACCCTCGGAGCATGTCGCTAGGTGGCGCTCTCCTACTGATGGCGCTGTACAACTGCGGGTTCTGGATTGTAGAAAGCTTTATAATGGGCAACTATCCTGTTTTGGAGGAGACAGAAAAACGCATGCTTGGTCAAGGAATGTTTGATTTCAGAAACAATGTCTGTCATCCCTTGGAAGTCTTCTTTAGATTCGCGTCAGCACTGGAATTCTATGAACTGTATAGGAAATTCGGGAGACGTAAAGATTAG